From Erigeron canadensis isolate Cc75 chromosome 5, C_canadensis_v1, whole genome shotgun sequence:
ttaaaatataaaatgtttaaattatttttgtgtttGCAGTACCTAAGCAGAAATCATTTTCCCATTTTTGAAACATTGAATTTGATCCTTTGTCATTTGTATATACCCTTCAAACGACCGAGAATTCCTTATTTCTCAAAAGACATTGCTTGTTGCTATAAAATATTCCAACCACTAGCAGATTCATCGTAATCGACAAATGGTGAAAGTGataaaaatgaatgaatgatatTAATTTTTGACTAATGGTAAAAGTATTAAAACAAAAGAGTTGCCCGTAACCTTTcataaaaaatgttatacatgTACAATACtcaatgtttaaaaaaatgttatatagcTTATTAATTTATGTCTaagattttttcatttttaacttttgattgaaacaatattttattttattgttactCTATAATTATGTTTAGGTCTTCAGTTGAAAACTTAAAAGGCTAGAAAAAATCTTATTAATACACCCCATAGGCCCATATATTCAAAGGAAAACGAATCCATTTTTATaatgtatattaatattaattaattaattttaatttaagagTTAACGACATAAATCGTTCATGTGGTTATACCCAATAGTCAAGTTTCATTCTTATCTATCGGAAAGGACACTGACATTCCTTTATAAGAGGAAAAGATTCAAATTCAGTCCTTTCAGATAACAGGCGTTATCTCAAGATCGTTAAATCCCTCACGTGCCTTGCACGTGAGGGTATGTATATCTTTTCCACTTATGAAAGGATAATCAAtgacattttgaaaaaaatcattttaaacgTACAGTAACAGATCAAATCATCTACATATCCAATTATTCATTCTAGAATCTAAAATCTCATATCCATATTATTCTTAATAccatcaatacatatatatctaaaaatccATTATCCAACTATTTCCTTATTAAGTATATAGATAGATGTAACAACAGGCATGAAgagtataaaagtttataaattactaaaacatataaaatgtaTAGTAATTATATCGATATACAAATCCCATATCAATGTTTCTATTACTTTCCTCGATAATTTATTAGTGTTACCAAATTCATGAGACAAAAATTCCTTTGCCAACAACCCTACAATACATTCGGCGACCATCCCTTTTCGTCATCATTCTCCAACCATCATTGTCTCTTTGTCTTttgtctatatttatatatctatctctatatacGAATATATACCTTTATATGTGTGTGtcagaagtaaaaaaaaaaagttttacctTTTCAGATGTAggggttgtggtggtggtggggttTGGGTGGACCGGCGGCTAGGGTTTTAACAGtaaaaaaacaatcaaacaaataaacttCGGTCACCCTTCCAACCTGTTTTGATTATGAGGCAATGATGACCGACTACTAaacatcaccaccaccagtGACCAGATCTCCGATGGTAACACAAACGAGTACACATATATACGATGTGTATTATAAATGTAAGTATCGTTACCACCTTTCAAATCTGAATGCTCTGAGATTCTGATTTAGATGaatgtatgcatatatatatgtgtttgtatcTATGTGTGGGATGGGTGGGGATCTTAAACTTCCTTTCCAATTTTCtttgtaaaaatttattatCATTTGTAAGTTGTAATTTGTAAAAGAAGTGTACAGTTATATAGATTTAGATAGATGGATAtagatatcatatatataaatttaggtTTTTCGGACaggaagaaaaaaatatattaagctTATAATTAGTCTTTTAGCTTTGAAAATGACACAAATACCCCCACGTGGAAAAGCACGTGAGGGTGTTAACGGATTGCATTTGATGATCGATAAATAAGGATGAAACTTGACTACTGGGTATAACCACAGGGATCGTTAATTTAATTTATCTTAAGGTTATGAGACGTGGCATGAAAATATTGGCGTGATCACGCAAGTAAGTAAAAAAAAGTACTCGTATCGTCTATATCTATCGAGCTGCAAAACCCGACGACGAGGACACCGTTTATCCGAAATAGGAATAAGTAATGGAAAATCCAGTAGGATCCACCGACAATCCTCTAAACCCGAaaccctcttcttcttcatcatcatcacatgATCCTCCTCATAAGCACCACcaggtttgttttgttttgtttttttaggaCTTTACTGTTTTTAAACTATGTATCTAGATCTTTGTGATGAAAACTAGggcaatcttttatttttatcctAGTCAGTGCAGCTTaattgtgattatatatattgatgatctGATTATTATATAAACCGATCTGATATCCTCGGAACACGAATGTATTTAAAGGATGATTAATTGCAGTTTTCTGGCTTCCAGCCACCAAATGCGATGATGCTGATGTTCCCCCATCATCATCATGAGGAAGCCATGGAGGATCATGGAGCGGGATTGTACGCGGTCCCCACTTTTCCTAATTCATTCATGGGACCAACCATCCCCACATCCAACAATCTCCTCCTCATCCCTTTCACTTACAACCTTCCTACGTAAGTTAGTTTCCTCTTCCTTCCTTCTTTTCTGTCTCTCTGTGTGTGTAGGTAGTAGTTTTAGTTATTTGTCATTGATTTTAGTTATCTTCtatcaaaagaagaaaaaggaatatatatatatatatatcatgtaaaATTTTATTAACAACAACTTAGATAGGTCAATACATTATTCAGTGGAGTGGGGTGGGGTGTCTCATTGATATTATTTAGCTTGCAATAGATGGAGAACAGTCAATAGGGAAAGTGTTATAATCAGACTAATTACTATTATCTTATTAAATCCCATTAGTTTTGTGTAAATGTAGCAGTGGACCAACTCCATCTGAAGCTGGAACAGGGGGCGATGACCAAGGCCAAGTAAGACAGCAGCAACAACAGGCTGGACAACAAAGACAAGTTGTGGTCAGGAGATTCCAAATTGCAATTCACCTTGATCTAATGCTCATATTAAAGCTGGCAGCTGTTATTTTTTTGTTCAACCAAGATGGCTCAAGAAAAAGGCTCGTCCTGCTCATCTTTTTAGCTTCACTAATATATCTGTAAGTAATTAACTCATTTCCTTCTTTCTTTGCATATACCACTCCCGCTTTTCCAAGAAAGAGTTTGAGTTAGACTTTGTGAGTCATTTGTATGGCGTTTTGCTTTAAATGTGATTTCTCACTAAAGGGGAATATCTGATTAGTAGAGGTGGCATGACAAGTGGATTGGGTAACCAGTCAATATGGATGGCAAGCTTCTATTCTTTAAGCTTTGTGGTTTAAATCTGTTGAGTCGGATTGACTTGTAACaacttattttttctttcctcATAATTACCCAAGGGGATGACATTGGTGCTGCTGCAACTATTTGTTTTCTGGCTGTCTTGTTAGGAATAaactgcacacacacacaaacacaagaaCCAGAAAATAACAAGAAAGAAGAACACAAGAGAtataacgtggtatctcacactaaactgtgtgaactaatccacagGGGGCAAAGAGGTTTTATATTGATTTTTCCACACAAATACATGTACAAGAGATCTGTTTATATAGGCTACAATTAGGGTATAAAACTTGTTCACCAAGTCAGCTTAAAACAGAACCGGGCCTAAGTAACGAGGCCTGCTGCCATCAAGGCCTTCTGTCTTTAGAATCTGCTGCTGGAAATCTGTAGCCTTTAAAGGGCTGAGCCATAGACACCAATAACTAACAATCTCCCACTTGGTGTCTTCGGACCTCGAATTGCACCATCTTCAATCTCTTCTGTACATTTGTATTAAGAACCAAATCTTGTTCTTCAATGCGCCCTATTTACCCCCGGGCCTCCTCGTCGGTTCACTTGAAGGCTGTTGAAACTCCAAGTTTCAGCTCATCAGTCACGGCCATCTTTGCCCTTGACTCGTCCTCTGTCTATACCGGCTCCCACTGAAACGTACTGCCAGATCCTGAGAACAAACACTATCCTTGGTAAGCAAGAAATCATCTGGAGAGACTTTATCAGTCGAAATTCTGGTTTTCACAACCCACTGTCGTCTGGAAGCTGTAACGGAAGCTTTGACTATCTTACTGCCAATGTTCCCACTGTCGTGGGTAACATGAAACGAAGCACCAGAATCCATTACCCAGGAATCCACACTACTTTCTACACTACAGATTAAAGCATATTATTCTCCTCCTTCTTTTCATCCGGACATTGATTCCTAAAATGACCGACCTCAGGTCACATCATTACAAGCCTTAGACTGACTCCTTTTTCTGTTTCCACTTCTACTACCTCTGTTATTACTCCTTCCTTTACCTACATTCAACAAGTGACTCGATGATTCGACAGAATTATTTTGTCTGACGGCTTCCCCTAGAATTAAATCTCGAATCCCTTCAAAAGTGAGCTTTTTGGATCCCGCAGAACTTGTAACGGCTGTAACAGTTCTGGACCAACTGTCAGGTAAAGAAGATAACAGTAGCAAAGCCTGGACCTCATCATCGAATTTTATCTGCACTGACTCAAGTCTAGACAAAATCGAATTCATATTTTTGATGTGCACTGTTATTGAACTTCCTTCCTTCATTGTATTCACCAAATCTCGAATCAAGAAAACTTTATTTTCTGCCGAAGGCTTCTCGTACATATTAGACAACACATCCATGATTTCCTTCGCTGTCTTCTCTTTCAGAATGTTGAATGCACCATCCTTTGATAATGATGCACCATCCTTTGATAATGTCAACCGAATAACTGCCTTAACTTTCTTATCCAAAGTTTCCCATTCGTCTGGTTTTATACTCTCCGGTCTTTCACCCGACAATACCACGTCTAATTCCTTCTGAACTAGCAAATCTTCTACTTGCATCTTCCACCAACTAAAATTTTTCCCATTGAACTTTTCAATAGTAAACTTTCCATCTTCTGCCATTACAATGACTCGATGAACTAACTGTTTACAAAGAAAAACAGATCAACCTGGGCAGAAAAACAGCAGCAACAGTGTTTTTTCAGCAGCAGAACAGCGACAGCAAGGCGGCACCCCCGAAACAGCTGTTTCACAGCTGCAGTAAAGCTAATTCAGTGGTCTTTAAAGAAGACAGAACCCTAGCAGTTGGCTGGAGTTCAAACAGAAGCGGCAGTAGATGGTTTTGGCCGGAACCCTAATCTGGGTGATGGCTGTGGTGGCTGGACTTAGCCGGAACCCTAATATGGGTGACGGCTGGGTAGGTGATGGCTGTTTGATCTGTGTGAAACCTGCTCTCATACCACTTGTTAGGAATAAaactgcacacacacacaaacacaagaaCCAGAAAATAACAAGAAAGAAGAACGCAAGAGATTTAAtgtggtatctcacactaaactgtgtgaactaatccacggggGGCAAAGAGGTTTTCTATTGATTTTTCCACACAAATACATGTACAAGAGATCTGTTTATATAGGCTACAATTAGGGTATAAAACTTGTTCACCAAGTCAGCTTAAAACAGAACCGGGCCTAAGTAATGAGGCCTGCTGCCATCAAGGCCTTCTGTCTTTAGAATCTGCTGCTGGAAATCTGTAGCCTTTAAGGGCTGGGCCGTAGACACAATAACTAACATGTCTATCACAGAGTCCGTTAGTTGTACATAATATATCCCTCATTTAAAGTATTTGTGACAGTAGGATTACATATATGCTGCCCGCAGCATACTTCATTTCTCCATTAATTAATGCGCTAATTATGTTTACAGAATGTCAGAAGCAATACTATAAGAATTTATAATAATCCAAATCTTCGAATAAAAACGGCTTAGGAGGTTGTATATTCTAAATTTTCCCATTTTACTTGTTCCTATTTTAGCTTAGTCTTGTGATTTCACCCATTTGATGCAAAACACAACCCAAAACGACCCATTTATAAGTGAGTTGGTTTGGCAAAATGGACTTGGAAATATTGGGCTAAACATCTATCACTAGGACATGATTGAAATTTTATTTGAGTGTATCTTAATAGTCAACTTTATTCTTTTGTGATGTATATACCAGGTATCAAACTGGAGCTCTTGCGCCGTTAATACGGTGGCTCACACAAAATATGCAGAGGGCGGCTACACCTCCCCAGCAACCAAGGCCTGCTGTTCGGGCAGATAACATCCCTGCAGCTGCGGGGCAGGAAAACGAGAATGCTCCTTTGTTAGGTATCCCTCCGATCTTCTTGCTAGCCACTAgattaaccttttttttaagaTCAAAGAAAAGTACAACTTAAAAAGTTAATGGGTAGAAGTGGCAGATTGGGCAATTGGATAACaacttaaaacataatatatgacCCATTTACATATCCAAGCATCTGAGCATTATCCATGATTATGGGTCCCATTTACATGATGGGAATAATAATGAATGTGTGACCCACCAAACAAAAGAATTGAGTAAACTGAAGAGCATCTAATTGTTGTTTCAAACCTTGATTTCTTCGTTCATAATTTACATATTGTGAAGTATAATCTAGTGTTCATTATCACTTTTCGTGAACTGGTAAAGTACTagaatttgttagttattgtgCACAGTCTACTTATTAAACTAGATTTAGACCCGCTTCAATTACACAAGAATCGGGATGTTTATGACATTTTCATGATAAGATGGCTTATATAAATACTTCGTAAAGAATGTAAGTATAATCTGAGTAAAAAATGTGATACTAAAACATTGGAATCATATACTACTGTAGTATTCCATCTTTTTTGATACTTCTTTGGAGATGACTAATGACATTGGTTGTAGTATTTTTTGATCTGCCATGCTTGTCACATATCAACATCTTGAAACCTTTTTTCGATTTAACTCTAGAGATTGCAACGTACAATTTTGTGTGAGAAAATTGGACTTTGTAGATACAACGCGTCAGGTTATTAAAGTTGTCCTtaatttttgttaattgttattgCGAAAGAAACCACTAATTTGCATTcatcttatgttattgtttattttgcaataatatatttaaataaaatgttttttagctttgattgaATTTTGGGTGTATATATGGAGTTATGGactaattaaaacaataaatgaattaaaaagatatctctatctcctttattattttgggttttttatttatggtatgtcttaagaaattaagcatatttttttccccaaaaagCAAGTTATGGTTTCCAAAATGCCCTTCcacacactacaacactaaattaccatatctacccttataacaaatCGTCACTCCTAAAACAAAGTTTCGCCGCAACGAGTGGGTATTATGCTCATATTTATAATTAGTATTGGGTCTAAGATATAGACTAATTTAAAACATTGGAAGATATAAGAagatatatagttatattaagATAACAATTATTAGCATTTTTAATGtgaaaagtgtaaataaattaataacataaGCAAGGTccaatttgagaaaaaaaaaagagatttgaTTGGCTAATAAGTGATTAGAGCAACCTTTAATATGTAGGAACTAGGAAGATCTATctatctgtgtgtgtgtgtgttttctgcGAGTAGGATAGGATCCAATTTACTGCTTTAATTCGCAATGTAGTCGCAATCTACATTGCAATGCCTCAATAAAACATTCCTATATGCTTATTTGTATACTTAGAGAACCCAAATAGCATGTCGACAGATAAAGTAAGTAGcaataaaatacaagatttCTCTAATCGTCTTTGCTTCCAAGTGGCAGCCGAATCTCCCAACTCTCAATGACACCGAACTTAACTCTAGTTAAATAATCAAATCAAGCATTCCTATAATATAAAGCAACTCAATcttgaatataatatatagcTTCAAGAATAGTGTAACTTATTCTATTATGTGAATATTGTTGCCTCATGTGGCTCTAACATATACGAACCCCTATCAGATGGACAAGCTGGAGGTGAAAATGAGAACCGTCCAGTGGGTGATGCAAATCAGCCTCTGAATGAACAAGAACATGGTGTGGTCAATGGGAACAACAGATGGTGGGGGATTGTAAAGGAGATACAGTTAATTGTTTTTGGCTTCATCACTTCTCTTCTTCCAGGATTTCACAACATCGATTGAGAACCAAATTGTTTATGGATTAGGTTTTTATACAATCAAGTGCTTAGGTCGTAATCTTCTAGAGTGTGGGTGCTGACAATGAATGTAACAACATTATATTCTTTTTACTGTAGATGACACATATTGTAAGCTTAATAAGTGCTTTATATGACGCTTAATGAGTAACTTATAAATGCCTTATGGGGATAGCCAGATGTGACCTGGAAAACCCAAAAACTGAAATAGGGCCCTGACTGAAATCAAGTTCTTTATTTTAGGCTCTCGGTTTTGTTCTATTGTTTTTTGAATGgtcaaaatttgaaattattAGAATAGGGTTAACTAGCAAGTTAGTAGAGGCCAAAATTACAATCTACAAATCCCATATAACAATTATATGGATCTTTAAGTGCTAAAATTGCAAAAGAGTTTGAAAAAAGCTTGTGCCAATTATAGTTGGACCTGGAAGGGAGAAACAACCGCGGGCACTTCACTTTTCCTAACCCAGACTGTGGAAGTGTGAATCCATAAGTAAAAAACCGAACCAATTAAAACCTTTTTACTTGTCCCCCGAGAGTTGTTATGAAGTGTATTATTCCATGTTTTCCAAATATGCCACCACCATATAAACAATAAAGGTTGTAATCTATGGTAAATTCTATTTGAAACCTTCATTCCCACGCACCAAGTAAGAATCTCTTCCGGAGTCGAATGAGGTATATTCAGGTGTGCCCACACACCCATTAAGGTTCCAATTTCAAAAGCCAACTCACGACGatgaaatatatgtttaatgtcTTCAACACCCAAAAGACATTGCAAGGACCAAAACTAGTGATTTCGACGCCTCTGGCAAATAAATTAATGCTAGTAGGAACACAGTTCTCTGCAATCTCCACATGAACAAATATAGTTTTTTAGGCACTAGCATATGCGTATCCCATATAGTTTTGCAATTATTACTAAACACCCGATCACAATCAACCATAAATCGAAGTTGAGCAATAGAGAAATCCACTTTTACCATCCAGGTTCCATGCCCATCTATCACCCACCTCGATATCGAACCCATTCGCAAGTTTATTCACCAAATCTTGCAAGAGCTTAAATTCACAATCTAATCTAAGAGTTCTTAGTCGATTCCAAACCCATTAATCATTTAGCCGTCGCTCACTTATGGTGCAACTTTATTTTGTTTCAAGTGCAAATAGCCTGTGAAAACATTACATCCGTACAGAAGGCCGTTCCCAACTTAGGACTTATGGCATTAGAATTAATAGAGGGAATAGTAGTGGAATACCGTGACAACATCTCACCGTTCCCGCTTAAGGCTCTtggtttcttaatttttaaaacttggTCTCTTCCGACAAAAGTAGAAAAGTAAAGCAAAGTAACTCTCAATGTCATCTTCTACGGGTTATGGGTCCCAATATCGTCTTTCACGGTGTATGGAGGAGGTTGAGatatagacagtcttacccctaccaaaggtagagaggctgcttccaggttctactaaaggtagaaaaggacctccatcgttgttgggcatgaggatcgaatccatgacctctgtctccataGGCAAGGGTTCTAACCACTGATCCGACAAAAGTAGGTTATATATCTATTCggaatgattttttaatttcttttaattatatccatgatctaattttcaaattagaaaaGGCACTAAGGGTTTGTATTCTACTATCATTTGTTGTGTTTCGGTTTCACACCAATCTTGATTGGATTTGAAATTTCAAATGGAATAGTACTCATCTGATGAAGTTTTTTCATTTGAGTTAATGGATGGCAAGTTAGATATTTTGTGAAGGGGAAATGATATTCCTACAACATATTTTTGCCATCTATAACAATACATGCATCATGCAGTTTTATTCTGTGTATAAAAATCAatacatttgttgtagatggcaaaATTTTGTTGTAGAAATATCACTTCTCTTTGTGAAGCAGACCACTCGATTGCATACAAATAGTCATATGTTACCTACTTAATCATAAATTTAATCGAGTCTCGAGCAACCcttttataatgaaaaatgataaatgaatCTAATTTATATGTCTAATAATCTATTTATATGTCTAATAATTTAATGGAACATGCTAGTATGCTACATTTTAGTATATGTAGCTTGTTAGGTTTCTAGTTTCCTTGTACCTTAAGATTCTTAGCGTGTTGTCTTTTCAATTCTATTTGTATTTTTTGGTCTCTAGCATCTTGTTAGATGGtcgttatttaataaaattgttgccgttcaaatatatatatatatatattacgagagaaagtacccgcacgttgcgacggtgatatggtggagtgataggtcataggagaaGATAAGTCAGA
This genomic window contains:
- the LOC122599822 gene encoding uncharacterized protein LOC122599822 isoform X3 translates to MENPVGSTDNPLNPKPSSSSSSSHDPPHKHHQPPNAMMLMFPHHHHEEAMEDHGAGLYAVPTFPNSFMGPTIPTSNNLLLIPFTYNLPTSGPTPSEAGTGGDDQGQVRQQQQQAGQQRQVVVRRFQIAIHLDLMLILKLAAVIFLFNQDGSRKRLVLLIFLASLIYLYQTGALAPLIRWLTQNMQRAATPPQQPRPAVRADNIPAAAGQENENAPLLDGQAGGENENRPVGDANQPLNEQEHGVVNGNNRWWGIVKEIQLIVFGFITSLLPGFHNID
- the LOC122599822 gene encoding uncharacterized protein LOC122599822 isoform X2, which produces MENPVGSTDNPLNPKPSSSSSSSHDPPHKHHQFSGFQPPNAMMLMFPHHHHEEAMEDHGAGLYAVPTFPNSFMGPTIPTSNNLLLIPFTYNLPTGPTPSEAGTGGDDQGQVRQQQQQAGQQRQVVVRRFQIAIHLDLMLILKLAAVIFLFNQDGSRKRLVLLIFLASLIYLYQTGALAPLIRWLTQNMQRAATPPQQPRPAVRADNIPAAAGQENENAPLLDGQAGGENENRPVGDANQPLNEQEHGVVNGNNRWWGIVKEIQLIVFGFITSLLPGFHNID
- the LOC122599822 gene encoding uncharacterized protein LOC122599822 isoform X1; translation: MENPVGSTDNPLNPKPSSSSSSSHDPPHKHHQFSGFQPPNAMMLMFPHHHHEEAMEDHGAGLYAVPTFPNSFMGPTIPTSNNLLLIPFTYNLPTSGPTPSEAGTGGDDQGQVRQQQQQAGQQRQVVVRRFQIAIHLDLMLILKLAAVIFLFNQDGSRKRLVLLIFLASLIYLYQTGALAPLIRWLTQNMQRAATPPQQPRPAVRADNIPAAAGQENENAPLLDGQAGGENENRPVGDANQPLNEQEHGVVNGNNRWWGIVKEIQLIVFGFITSLLPGFHNID